One genomic window of Bartonella sp. HY038 includes the following:
- the pssA gene encoding CDP-diacylglycerol--serine O-phosphatidyltransferase, which translates to MKSASPFPPFEPDNNSESEHHKRRAPIAMRYLVPNVITVLAIVAGLSSIRMAIEHRFESAIFMMLIAAVLDGIDGRIARLMNGSSPFGEQMDSLADAINFGVAPAIICYIYILDQARNFGWMAAVVYCVACCLRLARFNVALERHDTPDWQKHYFVGIPAPAGGCLLVLPIYLGAFDLPVNHVTGVIFSIYTLAIAFLMVSKLPVYNGKSIGKGVRRDIVVPLMLVIVAYVVLLVSYTWLTLTISAFLYLIFLPISVFTYHRQEQKEKLRNFDKDIAPS; encoded by the coding sequence ATGAAAAGTGCATCGCCATTTCCTCCTTTTGAACCAGATAATAATAGTGAAAGCGAGCATCATAAGCGCCGTGCGCCGATTGCTATGCGCTATCTTGTTCCCAATGTTATTACCGTTTTAGCCATTGTTGCGGGTTTAAGCAGCATTCGTATGGCGATTGAGCACCGTTTTGAAAGTGCAATCTTCATGATGCTTATTGCTGCGGTTCTTGATGGCATTGATGGTCGTATTGCGCGCTTGATGAACGGCTCTTCGCCTTTTGGTGAACAGATGGATTCGCTAGCTGATGCGATAAATTTTGGCGTTGCGCCGGCAATTATCTGTTATATCTATATTCTAGATCAAGCACGTAATTTTGGTTGGATGGCTGCGGTTGTCTATTGTGTTGCTTGTTGTTTACGCCTTGCCCGCTTCAATGTCGCATTGGAGCGTCACGATACGCCAGATTGGCAAAAGCACTATTTTGTAGGCATTCCAGCCCCTGCAGGTGGTTGCCTGTTGGTTCTACCCATTTATCTTGGTGCTTTTGATTTGCCGGTTAATCATGTCACAGGCGTTATTTTCAGCATTTACACCTTAGCTATTGCCTTTTTGATGGTATCAAAATTACCGGTTTATAATGGCAAATCTATCGGTAAAGGTGTGCGTCGTGATATTGTTGTGCCGCTTATGTTGGTGATCGTTGCCTATGTTGTTTTATTGGTGAGCTATACATGGCTTACACTTACTATATCGGCCTTTTTATATCTTATTTTTTTGCCGATCAGTGTTTTCACTTATCATCGCCAAGAACAAAAAGAAAAACTGCGTAATTTTGACAAAGATATTGCGCCGTCATAA
- a CDS encoding LysM peptidoglycan-binding domain-containing protein — protein MHFAVAQPIVAFPTLVTAPVFGSFLVDARGRIIIAGKADPLSEIDLVCGAKLLGQSKAEEKGNFEIGLIKKPGTGEYRCVLRSTDKNGQSATSTQTLILTINNDRNAPITAIIDEPNGTQRIVYPLSNVSGDDGASEQVGFLVEYIAYENGHFIVCGHAPANRRVAIHNLDLILGSEFIKETGRFCIERTNRLAEGDYALKAQLLDEKGQIFANVTLPFTISNLNKSNEQYYIANKPVETVVVRPGETLSQIAQRLYGDYNFADKIYQLNRHVLENPHNVQAGQRLALPSKQ, from the coding sequence ATGCATTTTGCTGTTGCCCAACCTATTGTTGCATTTCCAACATTGGTTACAGCACCAGTTTTTGGTTCTTTCTTGGTTGATGCGCGTGGTAGGATTATTATTGCTGGTAAAGCTGATCCTTTGAGTGAAATTGATCTTGTATGTGGTGCCAAATTATTAGGGCAGTCGAAAGCTGAGGAAAAAGGTAATTTTGAAATTGGCCTTATAAAAAAACCGGGAACCGGCGAATACCGCTGTGTTTTGCGTTCAACTGATAAAAATGGTCAATCTGCAACGTCCACTCAAACTTTAATTCTTACGATCAATAATGATCGCAACGCTCCGATAACCGCCATTATTGATGAACCAAATGGCACACAGAGAATTGTCTATCCGTTAAGTAATGTATCTGGTGATGACGGCGCTTCAGAGCAGGTTGGCTTTTTGGTTGAATATATTGCTTACGAAAATGGGCACTTTATCGTCTGTGGTCATGCGCCGGCAAATCGGCGGGTTGCAATCCACAATCTTGATCTTATATTAGGTTCTGAGTTTATTAAAGAAACGGGGCGTTTTTGTATCGAGCGCACCAACAGGCTTGCAGAAGGTGATTATGCTTTAAAGGCGCAATTATTAGATGAAAAGGGGCAAATATTTGCAAATGTTACTTTGCCTTTTACAATCTCCAATTTAAATAAAAGTAATGAACAATATTATATTGCCAATAAGCCGGTTGAAACCGTGGTTGTTCGCCCAGGTGAAACGCTTTCCCAGATTGCACAACGCCTCTATGGTGATTATAATTTTGCTGATAAAATATATCAATTGAACCGACATGTGTTGGAAAATCCTCACAATGTTCAAGCTGGGCAAAGATTAGCATTGCCATCAAAGCAATAA
- a CDS encoding TIGR00730 family Rossman fold protein yields the protein MPKIDYICVYCGSSAGENPIYIKAAEIFGEALAKANIGLVYGGGSRGIMGAVAQSVKAHGGNVIGIIPEFLLSKEAPDAAVIDLDELIIVDTMHRRKTLMFEKADAFVTFPGGIGTLEELIEMMTWAQLGHHNKPMVFANINDYWNPLADLLRHMADEGFFHSASKVKPLFINNVDDIIPLINNIS from the coding sequence ATGCCAAAAATTGATTATATTTGTGTTTATTGTGGTTCTAGCGCGGGCGAAAATCCTATCTATATCAAAGCTGCTGAAATTTTTGGCGAAGCCTTAGCTAAGGCGAATATTGGTCTTGTTTATGGCGGTGGTAGTCGTGGCATAATGGGGGCTGTTGCCCAAAGTGTAAAAGCTCATGGTGGCAATGTCATTGGTATTATTCCAGAATTTTTATTAAGCAAAGAGGCACCCGATGCCGCAGTCATAGACCTTGATGAGTTAATCATTGTTGATACTATGCATCGGCGCAAAACATTAATGTTTGAAAAAGCGGATGCTTTTGTTACCTTTCCAGGTGGCATAGGCACTTTGGAAGAATTAATTGAAATGATGACATGGGCGCAATTGGGGCATCATAATAAGCCAATGGTTTTTGCCAATATTAATGATTACTGGAACCCCTTAGCAGACCTTTTGCGCCACATGGCCGACGAAGGGTTCTTTCATAGCGCCAGTAAAGTTAAACCGCTTTTTATAAATAATGTTGACGATATTATTCCATTAATAAATAATATTTCTTAA
- a CDS encoding ABC transporter ATP-binding protein/permease: MSDSSAGKNNGSKTVSADSGATFKTLYNLWPYMWPSDQPKLKRRVLWALFYLVASKLVLILVPYFFKYATEALGGRFVAPNWVMPALVTPLMLVAAYNVARIIQAGLNQLRDALFAAVGQHAVRKLAYQTFIHMHQLSLRFHLERRTGGLSRVIERGTKGIEAIVRFTILNTAPTLLEFALTAFVLWISCGFEYVVVVVVTVVAYTWFTIKASDWRIAIRRQMNDSDTEANTRAIDSLLNFETVKYFGNEDMEAKRFDASMERYEIAAVKTWISLGWLNFGQALIFGAGLMMMMVLSVREIANGTQTIGDFVFINTLMIQLSIPMNFIGFIYREVRQGLTDIEQMFDLLDVPQEITDKADAKPLKVEGGTIRFDEVKFAYDEDRAILKGISFEVPSGKTVAIVGPSGAGKSTISRLLFRFYDVQSGSVTIDGQDVRNVTQQSLRHAIGMVPQDTVLFNDTIAYNIRYGRPDASFEEVRRAAELAQISDFIENLPQGYNAMVGERGLKLSGGEKQRIAIARTILKAPPILILDEATSALDTATEQDIQQALELVSKNRTTLVIAHRLSTIINADEILVLKSGKIVERGRHQELLDENGLYASMWKRQREATEVEQKLREMRENDDLGVIDRGEPAL; this comes from the coding sequence ATGAGTGATAGTTCGGCCGGAAAAAATAACGGCAGTAAGACGGTTTCGGCTGATTCTGGCGCAACTTTTAAAACGCTTTATAATCTTTGGCCTTATATGTGGCCATCAGATCAGCCGAAGTTAAAACGCCGGGTTTTATGGGCATTGTTTTATCTTGTAGCCTCAAAACTTGTGCTTATTTTGGTGCCATATTTTTTCAAATATGCAACCGAAGCCTTAGGTGGCAGATTTGTTGCGCCTAACTGGGTGATGCCAGCACTTGTTACGCCATTAATGTTGGTTGCTGCTTATAATGTTGCCCGCATCATTCAAGCAGGTTTAAATCAATTGCGTGATGCGCTTTTTGCCGCCGTTGGTCAGCATGCGGTGCGTAAACTTGCCTATCAAACCTTTATTCATATGCATCAATTATCACTGCGCTTTCATTTGGAGCGGCGCACAGGTGGGTTATCTCGGGTAATTGAGCGTGGAACCAAGGGGATCGAAGCGATTGTTCGCTTTACCATTTTAAATACTGCACCAACTTTACTTGAATTTGCGCTAACAGCCTTTGTTTTATGGATTTCCTGTGGTTTTGAATATGTTGTTGTCGTTGTTGTGACGGTGGTTGCCTATACGTGGTTTACCATCAAAGCCAGCGATTGGCGCATTGCTATTCGAAGACAAATGAATGATTCAGACACCGAAGCTAATACTCGTGCTATCGATTCATTGTTGAATTTTGAAACGGTGAAATATTTTGGCAATGAGGATATGGAAGCAAAGCGTTTTGACGCATCGATGGAGCGCTATGAAATAGCCGCCGTCAAGACGTGGATATCACTTGGCTGGCTTAATTTTGGCCAAGCGTTAATTTTTGGTGCTGGCTTAATGATGATGATGGTGCTTTCCGTGCGTGAAATTGCCAATGGTACCCAAACGATTGGTGATTTCGTTTTCATTAATACGCTCATGATCCAGCTTTCCATTCCAATGAATTTTATTGGCTTTATTTATCGAGAAGTGCGCCAAGGCCTAACCGATATTGAGCAGATGTTTGATCTTTTAGATGTTCCGCAAGAAATTACTGACAAAGCGGATGCAAAGCCCTTGAAGGTTGAGGGGGGAACAATTCGTTTTGATGAGGTCAAATTTGCATATGATGAAGATAGAGCCATTTTAAAAGGTATAAGCTTTGAAGTGCCAAGCGGCAAAACCGTGGCAATTGTTGGACCATCGGGGGCCGGTAAATCTACTATTTCGCGGCTTTTATTTCGGTTTTATGATGTTCAATCTGGTTCCGTTACCATCGATGGACAAGATGTCCGCAATGTAACTCAGCAAAGTCTTCGCCATGCTATTGGAATGGTGCCGCAAGATACAGTGCTTTTTAATGACACTATTGCCTATAATATTCGCTATGGTCGGCCCGACGCGAGTTTTGAAGAAGTGAGGCGGGCGGCAGAACTTGCCCAAATTTCAGATTTTATCGAAAATTTGCCGCAAGGCTATAATGCTATGGTTGGGGAGCGCGGTTTGAAATTATCGGGCGGCGAAAAACAGCGTATCGCTATTGCTCGTACGATTTTAAAAGCGCCGCCGATTCTCATTTTAGATGAAGCAACCTCCGCGCTTGATACGGCAACCGAACAGGATATTCAGCAAGCGCTTGAATTGGTGAGTAAGAATCGTACAACCCTTGTGATCGCCCACCGCCTATCGACAATTATTAATGCCGATGAAATATTGGTTTTAAAAAGTGGCAAAATTGTTGAGCGCGGCAGACATCAAGAGCTGCTTGATGAAAATGGCCTTTATGCATCAATGTGGAAACGCCAACGAGAGGCGACTGAGGTTGAGCAAAAATTGCGTGAAATGCGTGAAAATGATGATCTCGGCGTAATTGATCGCGGCGAACCTGCCTTATAG
- the fabG gene encoding 3-oxoacyl-[acyl-carrier-protein] reductase, translating into MFELNGRKALVTGATGGIGEAIARNLHAQGAIVGLHGTRKEKLDELAAELGERVFVFPANLSDREAVKALGTRVEEEMGGVDILVNNAGITRDGLFVRMSDEDWDAVLAVNLTAVFNLTKELTHPMMRRRFGRIINITSVVGVTGNPGQANYCATKAGIIGFSKSLAQEIASRNVTVNCIAPGFIESAMTDKLNDKQKDAIMSAIPMKRMGSAQEVAKAAVYLASDEASYVTGQTIHVNGGMAMI; encoded by the coding sequence ATGTTTGAACTTAATGGGCGCAAGGCGCTTGTAACCGGCGCAACTGGCGGTATTGGTGAAGCTATTGCGCGTAATTTACATGCGCAGGGTGCGATTGTTGGTCTTCATGGCACACGCAAAGAAAAATTGGATGAATTAGCAGCTGAGCTTGGTGAACGCGTTTTTGTGTTCCCTGCCAATTTATCCGATCGTGAAGCAGTAAAAGCACTTGGTACGCGCGTTGAAGAAGAAATGGGCGGCGTTGATATTCTCGTCAATAATGCTGGCATTACACGTGATGGCCTTTTTGTTCGCATGAGTGATGAAGATTGGGATGCAGTTCTTGCCGTTAATCTTACCGCAGTGTTTAACTTGACCAAAGAGTTAACCCATCCAATGATGCGCCGTCGCTTTGGCCGTATTATCAATATTACATCAGTGGTTGGGGTTACTGGTAATCCTGGCCAAGCCAATTATTGCGCTACCAAGGCCGGTATCATTGGTTTTTCAAAATCATTGGCGCAAGAAATTGCTAGCCGTAACGTAACCGTTAACTGCATTGCTCCTGGTTTTATTGAATCAGCCATGACCGATAAGCTTAATGATAAGCAAAAAGATGCAATCATGAGCGCTATTCCTATGAAGCGTATGGGATCAGCCCAAGAAGTGGCAAAAGCTGCAGTTTATCTTGCTAGTGATGAAGCAAGCTATGTAACGGGGCAAACCATTCATGTTAATGGTGGTATGGCAATGATCTGA
- a CDS encoding DUF421 domain-containing protein, which produces MHDYFANYSDVTLKLIVGLAVFLLVLRTTGRGSLSQMTPIDLVSNFVMGGIIGGVIYNPATGILHFLGVLFIWEALVILVNYSRKHFPLIRDIVAGGDLPLVIDGKYQIKNFKRIGLDVNDFVTMLRIKGAAPHEVAFANFESNGSLSVIKKEEDRVSVILIKNGEIIKDNLELAHKTEQWVQDQVKKQKVDLENIYLAEWFEEKTPTGRERNGLFIVPIPKDSD; this is translated from the coding sequence ATGCACGATTACTTTGCAAACTATTCCGATGTTACTTTGAAATTAATTGTCGGGCTTGCGGTATTTTTGTTGGTATTGCGCACAACTGGGCGTGGCAGCCTTAGCCAAATGACACCGATTGACCTTGTAAGCAACTTTGTTATGGGTGGCATTATAGGTGGCGTTATTTACAATCCTGCAACTGGAATTCTGCATTTTTTAGGAGTTTTGTTTATTTGGGAAGCATTGGTGATTTTAGTTAACTATTCTCGTAAACATTTCCCACTTATTCGCGATATTGTTGCAGGTGGTGATTTACCACTAGTTATTGACGGCAAATACCAAATTAAAAATTTCAAACGCATCGGCTTAGATGTAAATGATTTTGTAACTATGCTGCGCATTAAAGGTGCAGCACCCCATGAGGTTGCTTTTGCCAATTTTGAATCGAATGGCTCATTATCGGTTATCAAAAAAGAAGAAGATCGTGTCTCAGTAATTTTAATTAAAAATGGTGAAATCATCAAAGATAATCTTGAGCTTGCTCATAAAACTGAACAATGGGTCCAAGACCAAGTCAAAAAACAAAAAGTCGATCTTGAAAATATTTATCTGGCTGAATGGTTTGAGGAAAAAACACCCACAGGCAGAGAAAGGAATGGTTTATTTATTGTTCCTATACCCAAAGATAGTGACTAA
- the fabF gene encoding beta-ketoacyl-ACP synthase II — protein sequence MRRVVITGLGLVSPLAGNVEHSWTRLLNGDSGARRVSEFEVDDLPCQIACRIPLGDGTNGTYNPDLFMEQKEQRKVDPFIVYAVSAATEALEDANWHPESDEDQIATGVMIGAGIGGVEGIVEAGYTLRDRGPRRISPFFIPGRIINLASGYVSIKHKLRGPNHSVVTACSTGSHAIGDAARLIALGDADVMVAGGTESPVNRISLAGFAACKALSTSYNNDPTRASRPYDKDRDGFVMGEGSAILVLEELEHAQKRGAKIYAEVVGYGLSGDAHHITAPSETGEGAERCMRSAIKRAGIEPSDIDYINAHGTSTMADTIELAAVERVLGDAADKVSMSSTKSSIGHLLGAAGAAEAIFCTLAIRDNIAPPTLNLDNPSVETKIDLVPHKARERKIDTVLTNSFGFGGTNASLVIRRFKD from the coding sequence ATGAGGCGTGTTGTCATTACCGGCCTAGGGCTGGTTTCTCCGCTTGCCGGCAATGTAGAGCATAGTTGGACGAGATTGTTAAATGGGGATAGTGGCGCCCGTCGTGTCAGCGAATTTGAGGTCGATGATCTGCCATGTCAGATTGCTTGCCGTATTCCTTTAGGTGATGGCACAAACGGCACATATAATCCTGACTTATTTATGGAACAAAAGGAACAACGTAAGGTTGATCCATTTATTGTTTATGCGGTATCGGCCGCAACCGAAGCGCTAGAAGATGCTAATTGGCATCCAGAAAGCGATGAGGATCAAATTGCAACCGGCGTAATGATCGGTGCAGGTATTGGCGGCGTTGAAGGCATAGTCGAAGCGGGTTATACACTTCGCGATCGCGGTCCAAGACGTATTTCCCCATTTTTTATTCCAGGGCGTATCATTAATCTTGCGTCCGGTTATGTTTCTATTAAGCATAAATTACGTGGGCCAAATCATTCAGTCGTGACCGCTTGTTCAACCGGCTCTCATGCTATTGGTGATGCTGCTCGTTTGATTGCGCTTGGTGACGCTGATGTGATGGTAGCGGGTGGTACAGAATCGCCAGTTAATCGCATCTCGCTTGCTGGTTTTGCTGCCTGTAAGGCGCTATCAACTAGCTATAATAATGATCCAACCCGTGCGTCACGCCCTTATGACAAGGATCGTGATGGTTTTGTAATGGGTGAGGGATCGGCTATTCTCGTTCTTGAAGAACTAGAGCACGCCCAAAAACGTGGAGCCAAAATTTATGCTGAAGTGGTAGGTTATGGTTTGAGCGGCGATGCTCATCATATTACTGCACCAAGCGAAACAGGCGAGGGGGCAGAACGCTGCATGCGTTCGGCGATTAAACGTGCAGGTATTGAGCCATCCGATATCGATTATATTAATGCTCATGGTACTTCAACCATGGCAGATACAATTGAGCTTGCAGCTGTTGAGCGCGTTTTGGGCGATGCTGCTGATAAAGTGTCAATGTCATCAACCAAATCGTCTATTGGCCACTTGCTAGGTGCTGCTGGTGCTGCTGAAGCTATTTTCTGTACTTTGGCTATTCGTGATAATATCGCACCGCCAACATTAAATCTTGATAACCCATCGGTTGAAACCAAAATTGATCTTGTGCCGCATAAGGCAAGAGAACGTAAAATTGATACAGTTCTTACCAACTCTTTTGGTTTTGGTGGTACTAATGCGTCATTGGTTATCCGGCGTTTTAAAGATTAG
- a CDS encoding acyl carrier protein: MSDTAERVKKIVEEHLGVEADKVTEGASFIDDLGADSLDTVELVMAFEEEFGVEIPDDAAETILTVGDAVKFIDKALA, translated from the coding sequence ATGAGTGATACAGCAGAACGCGTAAAAAAGATTGTTGAAGAACATCTTGGAGTAGAAGCTGACAAGGTAACAGAAGGCGCAAGCTTCATTGATGATCTCGGTGCAGACAGCCTTGATACAGTCGAGCTTGTTATGGCATTTGAAGAAGAGTTCGGCGTTGAAATTCCTGATGATGCAGCAGAAACCATCCTAACCGTTGGTGATGCAGTTAAGTTCATCGACAAGGCTTTGGCGTAA
- a CDS encoding phosphatidylserine decarboxylase, whose translation MSIMRSIGNNFVPIHKEGYPFIAVFFVVSLLLGWAWAPLFWVGLVLTIWCIYFFRDPERFTPVAEGLVVSPADGKISFVGEMIAPKELNLGDEPVIRISVFMNVFSCHVNRIPIDGKIKSMVYRPGKFANAELDKASETNERNCVVLETKHGDIGVVQVAGLVARRIVWWVHDGAELETGKRFGLIRFGSRLDVYLPKNANIRVGVGQTAVAGETVLAMFDNGESLTDFRMD comes from the coding sequence ATGAGTATCATGCGTTCCATAGGCAATAATTTTGTGCCTATTCATAAAGAAGGCTATCCATTTATTGCGGTGTTTTTTGTGGTTTCACTGCTCCTTGGTTGGGCATGGGCTCCACTTTTTTGGGTAGGTTTGGTACTGACAATTTGGTGTATTTATTTCTTTCGCGATCCAGAGCGTTTTACGCCAGTTGCTGAGGGATTAGTTGTTAGCCCAGCAGATGGTAAAATTTCTTTTGTTGGTGAAATGATAGCGCCTAAAGAACTTAATCTTGGCGATGAACCAGTTATTCGTATTTCGGTGTTTATGAATGTATTTTCCTGCCATGTTAACCGTATTCCAATAGATGGTAAAATTAAATCTATGGTTTATCGTCCTGGTAAATTTGCTAATGCCGAACTTGATAAGGCGAGTGAAACCAATGAGCGCAATTGTGTTGTGCTTGAAACGAAGCATGGCGATATTGGCGTTGTGCAAGTGGCTGGCCTTGTAGCAAGGCGTATTGTGTGGTGGGTTCATGATGGTGCAGAGCTTGAAACTGGTAAGCGTTTTGGTCTTATTCGTTTTGGATCGCGTCTTGATGTTTATTTGCCTAAAAATGCCAATATACGTGTTGGGGTTGGTCAAACGGCGGTTGCCGGTGAAACGGTTTTGGCAATGTTCGATAATGGCGAAAGCCTAACTGATTTTAGAATGGATTGA
- a CDS encoding valine--tRNA ligase, with translation MLEKNYDSQAIEPRIAKEWEDKGSFKAGAGSKPGAEAFAIVIPPPNVTGSLHMGHALNNTIQDILVRFERMRGKNVLWQPGMDHAGIATQMVVERQLAERKEPGRRDMGRTKFVERIWQWRDESGGMIANQLRRLGASCDWSRERFTMDEGLSKAVLEVFVTLHRQGLIYKDKRLVNWDPKLNTAISDLEVEPREVNGNLWHFRYPLEGKTFNVEDEKSFIVVATTRPETMLGDSGIAVNPEDPRYKALIGTYAILPFVGRKLKIVGDDYADPEAGSGAVKITPAHDFNDFEVGKRNNLRAINIMTPDAKITLRGNEGFMEGLQQVDTLNQLLDQLDGMDRFAARKLIIEMMEEAGYLAKIEAHLHKVPHGDRGGVPIEPLLTDQWYVNAGELAKPAIEAVRSGRTAIIPANWDKTYYHWMENIEPWCISRQLWWGHQIPAWYGPDGHIFVEKSEAEAFEAAQKHYGEVVELKRDEDVLDTWFSSALWPFSTMGWPEKTAELATYYPTSVVVTGFDILFFWIARMMMMGIHFMDEVPFDTIYMHALVRDKDGAKMSKAKGNVINPLELMDEYGADALRFTLAIMAAQGRDVKLDPTRIAGYRNFATKLWNATRFAEMNGAAHDHNFKPENVNLSLNRWILTELSRTVAEVTSGIESYRFNDAAASLYRFVWNFFCDWYLELIKPVFLGDDEMQKQETRACVAWCLDEIYKLLHPFMPFITEELWAHTAGEGQSRDAMLVVTKWPSIDYQDKEAADDINWLIDVVSGIRSLRVEMNVSAGAMAPLVVLEADQLTKDRLERHEVALKRLARLESITLANVAPEQAAQTVLGGVTFSLPLGSLIDFDAERARLNKSIGKIDIEIGKLSSKLNNEKFVANARPDVVETERARLEECSQEREKLEKALARLG, from the coding sequence ATGCTTGAAAAAAATTATGATTCACAAGCCATCGAGCCACGTATTGCTAAAGAGTGGGAAGATAAAGGTTCTTTTAAAGCAGGTGCAGGTTCAAAACCAGGTGCTGAAGCTTTTGCAATCGTTATTCCTCCGCCAAATGTTACTGGCTCGCTGCATATGGGCCATGCGCTCAATAATACCATTCAAGATATTTTGGTTCGTTTTGAACGAATGCGCGGCAAAAATGTGCTTTGGCAACCAGGTATGGATCATGCTGGTATTGCAACCCAAATGGTGGTGGAGCGCCAATTGGCAGAGCGCAAGGAGCCAGGCCGCAGAGATATGGGGCGGACAAAATTTGTCGAGCGCATTTGGCAATGGCGGGATGAATCAGGTGGTATGATTGCCAATCAATTACGCCGTCTTGGTGCATCTTGTGACTGGTCGCGTGAACGCTTTACAATGGATGAGGGGCTTTCTAAAGCGGTATTAGAAGTTTTTGTAACTTTGCATCGCCAAGGTCTTATTTATAAAGATAAGCGTCTTGTTAATTGGGATCCAAAGCTTAATACTGCCATTTCGGATCTTGAGGTGGAGCCGCGCGAGGTTAATGGCAATTTATGGCATTTCCGTTATCCACTTGAAGGCAAGACCTTTAATGTTGAAGATGAAAAAAGCTTTATCGTGGTTGCAACCACTCGTCCAGAAACTATGCTTGGCGATAGTGGTATTGCGGTTAATCCTGAAGACCCACGCTATAAGGCTTTAATTGGTACATATGCGATTTTGCCGTTTGTTGGTCGTAAGTTAAAAATTGTTGGCGATGATTATGCAGACCCTGAGGCAGGTTCTGGCGCGGTGAAAATTACCCCTGCCCATGATTTTAACGATTTTGAAGTTGGTAAGCGCAATAATTTACGTGCTATTAACATCATGACGCCAGACGCTAAAATTACCTTGCGCGGTAATGAAGGTTTTATGGAAGGATTGCAGCAGGTTGATACGCTTAATCAGCTTTTAGATCAGCTTGACGGCATGGATCGTTTTGCCGCGCGCAAGCTTATTATTGAGATGATGGAAGAAGCTGGTTATCTTGCCAAGATTGAAGCGCATCTTCATAAGGTTCCCCATGGGGACCGTGGTGGCGTGCCGATTGAACCTTTATTGACCGACCAATGGTATGTTAATGCAGGAGAATTGGCAAAGCCTGCTATTGAAGCCGTTCGCAGTGGTCGCACCGCAATTATTCCAGCTAATTGGGATAAAACTTATTATCATTGGATGGAAAATATTGAGCCATGGTGCATTTCACGCCAATTATGGTGGGGACATCAAATTCCAGCTTGGTATGGCCCTGATGGTCATATTTTTGTAGAAAAAAGCGAAGCAGAAGCGTTTGAAGCAGCCCAAAAGCATTATGGAGAAGTGGTTGAGTTAAAGCGCGATGAAGATGTACTCGATACATGGTTTTCATCCGCACTTTGGCCTTTTTCCACCATGGGTTGGCCGGAAAAGACTGCAGAGCTTGCGACCTATTATCCAACCAGTGTGGTGGTTACTGGTTTTGATATTTTGTTCTTTTGGATTGCTCGTATGATGATGATGGGCATTCATTTCATGGATGAAGTGCCTTTTGATACCATTTATATGCATGCGTTGGTGCGTGATAAAGATGGTGCTAAAATGTCTAAGGCTAAAGGTAATGTAATTAATCCTTTAGAACTGATGGATGAATATGGTGCAGATGCTTTGCGCTTTACCTTGGCTATTATGGCAGCGCAGGGCAGGGATGTTAAGCTTGACCCAACCCGTATTGCCGGTTATCGCAATTTTGCTACCAAATTGTGGAACGCAACACGCTTTGCTGAAATGAATGGTGCAGCTCATGACCACAATTTTAAGCCAGAAAATGTTAACCTATCGCTTAATCGCTGGATTTTGACAGAATTGAGCCGCACAGTTGCTGAAGTGACGAGCGGTATTGAAAGCTACCGCTTTAATGACGCAGCAGCAAGCTTATATCGTTTTGTCTGGAATTTCTTCTGTGATTGGTATTTGGAGCTTATTAAGCCAGTATTTCTCGGCGATGATGAAATGCAAAAGCAAGAAACACGAGCTTGCGTTGCTTGGTGCTTGGATGAGATTTATAAGCTGTTGCACCCATTTATGCCATTTATCACGGAAGAATTATGGGCCCATACCGCAGGTGAGGGGCAAAGCCGCGATGCAATGCTGGTTGTGACGAAGTGGCCAAGCATTGATTATCAGGATAAAGAAGCTGCTGATGATATTAATTGGTTGATTGATGTTGTATCTGGTATTCGCTCGCTACGGGTAGAAATGAACGTTTCTGCCGGTGCTATGGCACCCTTGGTTGTGCTTGAAGCCGATCAGCTGACTAAAGATCGGTTAGAGCGTCATGAAGTCGCTTTAAAACGCCTTGCCCGTTTGGAAAGCATCACCCTTGCCAATGTTGCACCAGAGCAAGCAGCGCAAACCGTGCTCGGCGGCGTTACTTTCTCGCTTCCGCTTGGCAGCTTGATTGATTTTGATGCCGAGCGTGCCCGCCTTAATAAAAGCATTGGTAAAATCGATATTGAGATTGGCAAACTATCTTCAAAACTCAATAATGAAAAATTTGTTGCCAATGCGCGTCCTGATGTAGTGGAAACTGAGCGCGCTCGTTTGGAAGAATGTTCGCAAGAGCGTGAAAAGCTGGAAAAGGCACTTGCTCGCCTTGGGTAA